In Euphorbia lathyris chromosome 10, ddEupLath1.1, whole genome shotgun sequence, a single genomic region encodes these proteins:
- the LOC136209913 gene encoding UDP-arabinose 4-epimerase 1-like gives MLTRNQPRPNRSMPLGGLDYAADPKRKGNVAGKIILAAALTALCIIMLKQSPTFSTPSRFSMREEGVTHVLVTGGAGYIGSHATLRLLTDGYRVTIVDNLSRGNFGAVKVLQELFPEPGRLQFIYADLGDSKAVDKIFSENAFDAVMHFAAVAYVGESTVLPLKYYHNITSNTLVVLESIAAHKVKTLIYSSTCATYGEPDKMPITEDTPQFPINPYGKAKKMAEDMILDFSRNSDMAVMILRYFNVIGSDPEGRLGEAPRPELREQGRISGACFDAARGIIPGLKVKGTNYKTHDGTCIRDYIDVSDLVDAHVKALEKAMPGKVGIYNVGTGKGRSVKEFVEACKKATNVDIKVDFLPRRPGDYAEVFSDPTKIRDELNWTAQHTDLQKSLKVAWRWQKAHKDGYGSLLVMAS, from the exons ATGCTAACCAGAAATCAGCCAAGACCAAATAGATCTATGCCTCTCGGAG GATTGGATTATGCTGCTGACCCTAAAAGAAAGGGTAATGTTGCAGGAAAGATTATTTTGGCTGCTGCCCTCACTGCCTTATGCATTATTATGCTCAAGCAGTCCCCCACTTTTAGTACCCCTAGCAGG TTCTCAATGCGTGAAGAAGGAGTGACTCATGTCCTAGTGACTGGTGGTGCTGGCTACATTGGTTCACATGCTACattgcgacttttgacggatggTTACAGGGTAACCATAGTG GATAATCTTTCAAGGGGAAACTTTGGTGCTGTGAAGGTTCTACAAGAATTATTTCCAGAACCTGGGAGGCTTCAGTTCATATATGCTGACCTCGGGGATTCAAAAGCT GTGGACAAaatattttctgaaaatgcTTTTGATGCTGTAATGCACTTTGCTGCTGTTGCATATGTTGGGGAAAGCACTGTGCTTCCTCTTAA GTATTATCATAACATTACATCAAATACCCTGGTAGTATTGGAGTCAATAGCTGCACATAAGGTGAAGACATTGATATATTCAAGTACTTGTGCAACATATGGCGAGCCAGATAAAATGCCTATTACTGAAGACACTCCACAG TTTCCAATAAATCCATAtggaaaagctaagaaaatggCAGAAGATATGATATTGGACTTCTCCAGAAACTCTGACATGGCAGTTATGATACTAAG ATATTTCAATGTGATTGGTTCAGACCCAGAAGGAAGATTGGGGGAGGCACCTAGACCTGAACTGCGTGAGCAGGGACGGATTTCTGGTGCTTGTTTTGATGCAGCTCGCGGTATTATTCCTGGCTTGAAG GTAAAAGGGACAAACTACAAGACGCATGACGGGACTTGTATACGAGATTATATCGATGTTAGTGATCTTGTTGATGCTCATGTTAAAGCTCTTGAGAAAGCAATGCCCGGAAAAGTTGGTATCTACAATGTTGGTACTGGGAAAG GTAGATCAGTAAAGGAGTTTGTGGAGGCATGTAAGAAGGCAACAAATGTGGACATAAAGGTCGACTTCTTACCTCGTAGACCGGGGGATTATGCAGAAGTTTTTAGTGACCCGACGAAAATAAGGGACGAGCTGAACTGGACAGCACAACACACAGATCTGCAGAAGAGCTTAAAGGTAGCATGGAGATGGCAAAAGGCACATAAAGATGGGTATGGATCACTTCTGGTGATGGCATCTTGA